The nucleotide window CGATGAAGGAACCGCCGGTATCACACGGAAGCTGCCTCTGCGGAGCGGTGCGGTTCGTGGCAAGGCTGCCGTCCAAGTGGGTGGCGCACTGTCATTGCACCCGCTGCCAGCGCGCTCACGGAGCGCCGTTCGTGACCTGGGCCGGCTTCGAGCAGTCGCAAGTCGAAGTAACGGACCCAAGAGCCTTGCTGCACTGGTACGACGCGCCGGAAGGCGGCTCAAGAGGTTTCTGCTCACGTTGCGGAAGTCCGATGTTCTTTCGGTCTGAACGCTGGGCTGGCGAGCTGCATATTGCACGAGCGCTGTTCACTGAAAATATCGACAGGGAACCCCAGGCGCATGTCTTCTACGACTCGCATGCACCGTGGGTCAATGTAGTCGATGACCTTCCAAGGAAAGAAGGGACGACAGGCTGAGCTCACGATCGGCGAATCGCCTGGATGAGCCGATGCCGTAGCGACCCGAATCAGGGCGCCAGACGGATCGTCGCCTTGATGTGTTTGAGATTGGCGACGATCGAGAACGTCATCATCACCAGCAGCGACCAAGCGCCCCATTTGCCGACGTGCACGGTGGCCCAGGCACCGAATTGGTTCGGGTATTGCCAGACGCCGAACAGGGTTCCGAAGTTCTCGGCCAGCCACAGAAAGAAGCCGATCAGGGCCAATGCCAG belongs to Gammaproteobacteria bacterium and includes:
- a CDS encoding GFA family protein — protein: MKEPPVSHGSCLCGAVRFVARLPSKWVAHCHCTRCQRAHGAPFVTWAGFEQSQVEVTDPRALLHWYDAPEGGSRGFCSRCGSPMFFRSERWAGELHIARALFTENIDREPQAHVFYDSHAPWVNVVDDLPRKEGTTG